In the genome of Streptomyces sp. SAI-127, the window AGCAGCCGCTCCCGGTACTCGCCCAGCAGGGGGTCCCGGTACGAACGCGGGTGCGGGCGGTCGATGGTCAGGTCGAGGCCGATGCGGCCCTCTTCGAGTACGAGCACCCGGTCCGCGAGCACGATCGCCTCGTCCACGTCGTGGGTGACGAGGAGGACGGACGGCTGGTGGCGCTTCCACAGCTCCCGCAGCAACGCGTGCATCCTGATGCGCGTCAACGCGTCGAGGGCGCCGAACGGCTCGTCGGCCAGCAGCAGTTCGGGCTCGCGGACCAGTGAGCGGGCGAGGGCGGCGCGCTGTGCCTCGCCGCCGGAGAGCTCGTTGGGCCAGGCGCGTTCGCGGCCCTCGAGACCCACCTCGGCGAGTGCCTCCCGGCCCCTGTCCTCGCCGTCCGTGCCCAGCAGG includes:
- a CDS encoding ABC transporter ATP-binding protein, which encodes MATHTEQLTRPAVQLRGLTRSFGGRTVLDGIDLDIPAGQFVALLGHSGSGKSTLLRAVAGLDHEVAGSGRLTAPERVSVVFQDSRLLPWRRVLDNVLLGTDGEDRGREALAEVGLEGRERAWPNELSGGEAQRAALARSLVREPELLLADEPFGALDALTRIRMHALLRELWKRHQPSVLLVTHDVDEAIVLADRVLVLEEGRIGLDLTIDRPHPRSYRDPLLGEYRERLLAALGVTEDHA